In Fusarium musae strain F31 chromosome 7, whole genome shotgun sequence, a single window of DNA contains:
- the GAL7 gene encoding galactose-1-phosphate uridyl transferase (EggNog:ENOG41) yields the protein MPDQILDDISHRRYNPLTDSWLLVSPHRTKRPWQGQQEAAVASKLPEYDPKCYLCPGNPRAAGDQNPNYEKTFAFVNDYSAVKQEQPDYDAKASSNDLESLLLQAQGVKGVCYVLTFSPKHHVTLADMTAEEIVPVIEHWTRIYANHLTPSNPRAAEADKLAISMSKDAAPSPEEQYRYMQIFENKGAAMGCSNPHPHCQVWTTSTMPEEPGKELVQMSKYREQHGGRHLLGDYVKLELEKQERVVWENDAFVIVCPWWAVWPFEVLVLPKRHIRSLLDFKPEERLQFAEAIQEVTRRYDNLFECNFPYSSGLHQAPLDGTPEELESAYFHMHFYPPLLRSATVKKFLVGYELLAEPQRDITPEQATVRLRNCGGELYRKNL from the exons ATGCCTGATCAAATTCTTGACGATATTTCTCACCGTCGATACAATCCCCTCACGGATTCATGGCTGCTTGTATCACCTCATCGCACGAAGCGACCTTGGCA AGGCCAGCAAGAAGCTGCTGTCGCATCAAAACTTCCAGAATATGACCCCAAA TGTTATCTCTGTCCCGGTAACCCACGAGCTGCTGGCGACCAAAATCCGAATTACGAAAAGACTTTTGCCTTTGTAAACGACTACAGCGCCGTCAAGCAAGAGCAGCCAGATTATGATGCGAAAGCCTCATCCAATGACCTGGaatctcttctccttcaagctcAGGGTGTTAAAGGCGTGTGTTACGTGCTCACTTTCTCACCCAAGCACCATGTTACACTGGCAGACATGACAGCTGAGGAAATTGTTCCCGTCATTGAGCACTGGACTCGAATTTACGCCAATCATCTGACACCGTCAAACCCTCGGGCTGCCGAAGCTGACAAGCTGGCTATTTCTATGTCAAAGGACGCTGCACCTTCTCCTGAGGAGCAGTATAGATATATGCAGATCTTTGAGAACAAGGGCGCTGCTATGGGCTGCTCTaaccctcatcctcattgcCAGGTCTGGACCACATCAACCATGCCCGAGGAACCTGGCAAGGAGCTTGTACAAATGAGCAAGTACCGAGAGCAACACGGCGGCCGACACCTCCTCGGCGATTATGTCAAGCTTGAACTCGAGAAGCAAGAACGAGTTGTTTGGGAGAACGATGCTTTTGTGATTGTATGCCCGTGGTGGGCTGTATGGCCTTTTGAAGTCCTCGTTCTTCCTAAGCGACACATCCGATCTCTTCTCGATTTCAAGCCCGAGGAACGACTCCAATTTGCCGAAGCCATTCAAGAAGTCACCCGAAGATACGATAACTTGTTCGAATGCAACTTTCCCTACAGTTCTGGCCTTCACCAGGCGCCTCTTGACGGAACACCGGAAGAGTTGGAAAGCGCATATTTCCACATGCACTTTTACCCACCTCTACTGCGTTCAGCCACCGTCAAGAAGTTTCTCGTTGGATATGAGCTTCTGGCCGAGCCTCAACGTGATATCACTCCTGAGCAGGCCACAGTTCGTTTGAGGAATTGTGGAGGAGAGCTATATCGCAAGAATCTATAG
- a CDS encoding hypothetical protein (EggNog:ENOG41) → MGVIRKKTITRGGEGGVKYVCDVCSSDITSTVRIRCADSDCSDFDLCVSCFAKGESRNAHNPATHAFRVIEQNSFPIFDREWGADEELLLLEGAEIYGLGSWADIADHIGGFREKDEVRDHYLSTYVDSSHFPLPERCSPHDCELANEIPREEFQARKKRRIEERRDAAKNAPALQPKTKPTASVPSCHEIQGYMPGRLEFETEYANEAEEAVQLMQFDPGDGLNPRTGELEPEMELKLTVMDIYNARLTQRVERKKVIFEHNLLEYRENTKLEKRRTKEERDLLQKAKPFARMMNQQDFEELNQGLLDELNLRQAITQLQEWRNMRIGDLRSGEKYENEKASRIQKAIPMGSMDRERLASAQRSKQPPPPEPPSGSALLIAPELPARLLPTPAAEVNGDAKPLTNGHTDGLTNGQTNGQVNGVTNGVNGVNGVNGHAAPKQRYTAQPISGVQPMPMTQDTAPDLHLLTPEEVKLCEIIRLQPKPYLMIKEQILKEALKTNGTLKKKQAKEICRLDSQKGGRIFDFFINSGWVGKA, encoded by the exons ATGGGTGTGATACGCAAGAAAACAATCACAAGAGGTGGCGAAGGCGGTGTAAAATACGTTTGCGATGTGTGCTCATCAGATATTACATCTACG GTCCGCATCCGATGCGCCGACTCCGACTGCAGTGACTTCGATCTCTGCGTCTCGTGTTTCGCCAAAGGCGAATCACGAAATGCCCACAACCCTGCGACACACGCTTTTCGTGTGATTGAACAAAACTCTTTCCCCATTTTTGATCGAGAATGGGGTGCCGACGAAGAATTACTCCTCCTCGAGGGTGCTGAAATATATGGTCTCGGCTCATGGGCCGATATCGCAGATCATATTGGCGGCTTCcgtgagaaggatgaggttCGCGATCATTACTTATCGACTTACGTCGATTCGTCTCACTTTCCACTACCCGAACGCTGTAGCCCTCACGATTGCGAATTGGCCAACGAAATACCCAGGGAAGAATTCCAGGCTCGCAAGAAGCGACGAATAGAAGAACGACGAGATGCAGCTAAGAACGCGCCCGCTCTACAGCCCAAAACAAAGCCAACAGCTAGTGTGCCTAGCTGTCACGAGATTCAAGGATACATGCCTGGTCGTTTGGAATTCGAGACCGAATATGCAAatgaggcagaagaagctgtccAATTAATGCAGTTCGATCCAGGTGATGGATTGAACCCCAGGACAGGCGAGCTTGAACCTGAAATGGAGCTCAAGCTTACAGTGATGGATATTTACAACGCTCGATTGACACAACGTGTAGAGCGTAAGAAGGTTATCTTCGAGCACAATCTTCTTGAATATAGAGAGAACACAAAGCTGGAGAAGAGGCGgaccaaagaagaaaggGATTTGCTCCAAAAGGCCAAACCATTCGCCCGCATGATGAACCAGCAGGACTTTGAGGAGCTCAATCAAGGACTTCTCGATGAACTTAACCTACGACAAGCCATTACGCAGCTACAGGAGTGGCGTAACATGCGTATCGGCGACCTTCGAAGCGGCGAAAAGTACGAGAACGAGAAAGCTTCGAGGATTCAGAAGGCAATTCCCATGGGATCCATGGATCGTGAGCGACTGGCATCTGCACAGAGGTCTaagcaacctcctcctcccgaACCACCAAGTGGATCTGCTCTTCTCATCGCCCCTGAACTTCCTGCTCGACTGCTACCAACTCCTGCTGCGGAAGTCAATGGCGATGCAAAGCCATTAACAAATGGCCATACTGATGGTCTAACCAATGGCCAGACAAACGGCCAGGTCAATGGAGTGACCAATGGAGTCAACGGTGTAAATGGAGTAAATGGCCATGCAGCTCCTAAGCAGAGATACACAGCCCAACCCATCTCCGGCGTACAACCAATGCCCATGACCCAAGACACAGCCCCAGACTTGCACCTCCTCACGCCAGAAGAGGTCAAGCTTTGCGAAATCATCAGACTGCAGCCCAAGCCATATCTTATGATCAAGGAGCAGATCCTAAAGGAAGCTCTCAAGACAAACGGCACGTTGAAAAAGAAGCAGGCCAAAGAGATCTGTAGGCTGGACTCGCAAAAGGGAGGACGCATATTcgatttctttattaattcaGGATGGGTTGGCAAGGCGTGA